CGAGCGCGCCAGCGGATCCCCGCGCGGGCAAGCTGCACGTCTGGAACCGGGGCGGGCGGTATGACGCCGCCGTCTTCCTGCCCAAGGCGTACGGGACGCAGCCAGGAAAGAAGTACCCCGCGGTGCTCTCGCTGCACGGCCGCGTCGGCACCACGCTCAGCGATGACCACACGGAGGTGGGGACGAACCCGGAGGGCTTCATCCGGCAGCTCACGCCGGGCAAGCCGCTGGTCGACACCTTTCCCGGCATCGTCATCGCGCCCAACGGGCCTCGCGTGGGAGCGCCGCTGGACACGTGGTGGCAGGTGGACTCCACCCACCTGGTCATCCAGCAGGCGCTGGCGCTCTACGACATCGACCCGGAGCGGGTGACGGTGACGGGCCTGTCCGCGGGCGGCAGCGGTGTCAACGAGCAGATGAAGAAGTACCGCGCGACGTATGCCGGCGGCGTCCCCATCGCGTACTTACCGCCCACGATGGATGAGCCTTGCGACCTGGCGAACTTCCCCATCTGGGCTTCTGGCAACACGGATGACGGCGTCTTCTCCGTCCACCGCTGGACCCATGCCACCACGGGTTTCTACACGGTGGTGCGACAGTGCCCGGGCTACACCGGTGAGTTCCTGCTCACCGTGAATCCCAGCGGTGGTCACAGCGGCTGGGACGCGTTCTGGAGCCGCTCCGACGTGCAGAACTGGCTCGTGAGCCAGCAGCGCAAGGCGCCTTGAGCCCGGCCTCCGGGGACTACAGCCGGACCTGCAGACGCAGGCCCGGCTGGAGCCAGAAGTGAGGTGACTTGGATTCGATGTCCACGGGGACCTCCCAGGGTCCCGCTGTCAACGAGGCGCGGGAGAACTGCCCCGCCGTGGCGGTGAGGAAGGGGCCCACCCAGACATGCGCATGGACCTTGAAGTCCATCCCGAAGTCGACGTGAGCAAACTCCAGCCCCTTGTAGTTGCCGGAGCCCTGGTGGGTCCCCTCCACGGAGGCGTCGAGCCGGGTGAACTCATAGCCAATGCCCGCTCCGAGCCAGGGCCGCACCGATGAATCCGAAAAGAAGTGGTAGCTGACGTCCACGCCGAACCGCAGCACCCGGCCTCCGCAATCCACCCCCGTGGGACAGACGTCTGGTTGGAGCCGCGCGATTCCAAACTGGCCGTAGAGCCCCAGATAGACGTTCGCATTGACGAAGTAGCCCATGTCGACTTGTGGCGCGAAGACGCCGCTGATCCGCTCGTCCATGGAGAAGCCCTCGTAGAAGTCACCGATAGGAACGCCGTAGCTGCCGCGAACCCCCACGGCAATCCCGGAGCCGGTGCCCTTCTTGTCGGACGCAGCCCCCTGGGCTGCGGCAGCGGGAACAATCAGCAAGAGCATGGCGGGAGTCAGGAGCGACGCGACCGAGCTTCGGAGAGTTGAGTTCATGGCGAGGTGGTGGAGGCGTGAGTGGAATCACCGCTGGCGGAGTCGAGCCCGCGCCAGTGCAAGCAGGCGGCCATCCACGCCCCGCTGCGATTCCAAGAGGGTTCGCGAAGCACGGACCACGGCCTGTGCATCCAGGTGCACAGGTGTGCGCCGCCTTACGCCAACGACAGAAGGCGCGGTGGCCACTTCCTTCGCGGCCTCCCTATCGCAACGCAATTTCGCCAGGACAGTGAAACCCGAGCGTCCACCACTCAATGGAACGCAAGCGCACCGCGTACGGCTTTGCCTCCGTGCGCCACCGGCCGTGCCACCATTCCCAGCCCCAAACATGCCCATATTGGGCAGAGGAGACACCCTCATGAACCGGCTCACGCTCCGGCGTTCCACCCTCCTGGCTCTTGGCGCGGCGGCTGCCTTCGGGTGCGCCATGACGGCGCTGCTCACCCCCGTCCCGGCCGCCGCCGAGGACAACCCTCCCTGCCCCTTCAGCGGCGTCCTCTGTCTGTTCGACGGCCCTGACTTCACCGGCGA
This genomic window from Myxococcus hansupus contains:
- a CDS encoding outer membrane beta-barrel protein, which translates into the protein MLLLIVPAAAAQGAASDKKGTGSGIAVGVRGSYGVPIGDFYEGFSMDERISGVFAPQVDMGYFVNANVYLGLYGQFGIARLQPDVCPTGVDCGGRVLRFGVDVSYHFFSDSSVRPWLGAGIGYEFTRLDASVEGTHQGSGNYKGLEFAHVDFGMDFKVHAHVWVGPFLTATAGQFSRASLTAGPWEVPVDIESKSPHFWLQPGLRLQVRL